The following DNA comes from Nicotiana sylvestris chromosome 10, ASM39365v2, whole genome shotgun sequence.
gtatcaaaaaAGACGAGTGAAATAGGAACTGAGCTATCACGTCATTTCCATTGTACTCGAAGAAACACATTCactaaagagaactcccttgcaacccaaggggattagactaggattcacattgaatctgaaccagtataaaaatttcggtgtctttaattcctgcatttaCTTTCAGCATCTTATATTATGTTATTACAACTATCAGTTTATTGCATCTAGTCGATTAATTGGAAAATCAGTCAACTAACAGAGACTATGTTTAAAAGTATACAATTCaccccccctcttgtactttcacaaAGTATCCTGTGTTCACGTGGGGTTCGGAAAAGAATCGTAATCTAAGTGAGTGTGATCTAGACAGCCTACCCTGATACAAATATCACTGGCTCATTCCGCGGCTCGAAGCTATGACCTATAGGTTACACGGAAATAACCTGATCGTTGCTTTATGACTCCCTTCTCTCTAAACAAATTAATAACATCATTAAAAAAAAGGTCCAAACGCTGAATATAACTACTTAATTTTTCGAATGAGATGATTCACAAAATTTGACATAATATCGAAGCAAGTGGAGATTTTGGTTTGAGTCTCATCATTTATTGTCACCAAAAATTTTCACGTATTTGACCAAGAAGTCAATAAAATTTAAAAGTATACTATAATTTCATGCATTTAAGTAGTTTAATTTCCTCATGATTTTACTTGTACATATTCGACATCACCAAACAACTTCCTTTTTGTTTTGTGATTTTCATCATCAAATTTCCAACCAATCTTTTTGGGGCGAATCTAGCCTTAAGCCTATTGGGTTTTCGTCGACTTAATAGCTTTTGCTTAAATTttgtatttgtattaaaaaattTACGGTGtacttatttattatatatatatatatataactcgaAATTGCTATAAGAACCTATAAACTTAAAATCTTGAATTCGTATATGCTTGCTTTTCATACGAATATGATCAATTCAAGCCATGCAATTGCATGAGAAAAGTCTCAAGACAATTCCAATGTTTCCTCTCCAATCAAAGATTAATTCCCTTTGGTGGGGTTAAGGATTTGGATATAAAAGGTAAACTGGATTCTCCTCAATTAATCCAATTATTCCTTTTCTAGAATTTTATATTCTTTCTTCTAGACTTTTAATTATATGTGGTCACATACTACATTTTCATTGTCTTACATCATTGTATACGAATTTACTTTTGATATACGTACGTGTCCATAGTCTATCTGTATTACGAGAAACGTAGAGTATTTGAAGAGTTCAACTTAACTtgatagtgtatatatatatattgtcgaTGCATATAACTAAAACTTATATTATAGAGTAATTTTTGTACACTTATAGTGTACGATTTTTACACCATCAGGTTAAGATGATCCATAACATTAGATATATTAATTATAGTTGTCCTAATttgataatttaaaaatataacaaataaCTGGCTAAAATATACAGATAATGCAAAAGCTTCTTAACTCTATCATTTTATCGGTTAatttattggaaacaacctctcacCTGCATAAgataagggtaaggtctgcgtacacagaGGCGAAAGTACAAGTCGCAATACGGGTTCGGGTGAAACTAGCAGTTTTTGCTTAAACAGTGTATTTGATATATAGAATTCATTAAATATATATgtacaaatattaaatttaaaCTCAGTCACTAACACTTAAAATCGTCATTTTAAAATCCAGAACTCATAAGGTTGAAATCTCAGCTCCGTCTCTGTACGTACACATTATATTTTTTAGACCCTACTTGTGAGAATATGATGAGTATGTTAATTCTATATTATATGTAGTCAAGCTCTCTATATAAACCCTTATGACCCTCTTATATATCTCCCAAGCGCACACTTAGATATATTCCCATATATATTATTATTCTCCTTTCTTCTACaaactttttatattttaatatCTCCACAAATATTAAGAAGAAGATCATGTCTGGTGTTTGGGTATTCAAGAATGGAGTACTCAGACTCGTAGAAAATCCAGGAGATCATTTCCAAGGTTCTAGGAAAGTGTTGGTTCATGTTCCTACAAATGAAGTTATTACATCCTATGCAATTCTTGAAACTAAACTATATAATCTTGGTTGGGAAAGGTACTATGATGATCCAGAATTACTTCAATACCATAAGAGATCTACAACTCATCTTATTTCTCTCCCAAAAGATTTCAACAAATTTAAAACCATGCATATGTATGATATTGTTGTCAAGAATCGCAATGAGTTTGAAGTTAGAGACATGTGATAAGAAAGACAAAAATCACAAGGTTTATGTTTTGATAACTAATTCTTAATTAATTCTAGGTGTGATTAGTCTTTTTGAAATGTTGTATTTTTGTTTTGGTTGGTTTTCAGAGTGTTGTAACTAGTTTTTGGTATGGAGTTTTGTTTAATTTCATGGTTTGTATGTTAGAATTGTTCTAGATTTAGGTTACTATCTGATGTTTCTGCTTTGATTTTACTATTATCTCGTTGTTGTTACTGcctcctttccttcttgccttcTTTATTGTTGTATTTCTTTTTCTATATTGCTATGAGTATGCTTGCCTGAGCTGAGAGTCTATCGAAAATAGTCTCTCTGCCCGTACAATGTAGGAGTAAAGTCTGCTTTAGTCGTACTATTATTTTGTCGTTGTTACTGtctcctttccttcttgccttcTTTATTGCTGTATTTCTTTTTCTATATTGCTATGAGTATGCTTGCCTGAGCCGAGAGTCAATCAAAAATAGTCTCTTTGTCTTTACAatgtaggagtaaggtctgcgtatatgcTACCCTCTTCAAACTCCACTTGTAGGAATACACTGAATATGTTATTGCTGTATTGTTGTTGGTACTTATGTTAGAAACTGTTGTACCTGCaaaaagaaatatttgaaagCCAATGTAGTGCGTATATATTTAGATCGAGATCCCAATACGAATATCGGACGCCTGATAGGAGAAGAGAAAATAGGGTAAGGGAGTTTGATGTTGATGGCTTCCCATGCATTTAATGTACCATATTCCATTTTTGGAAAGTATAGTCCTCGGTTTTTATTCATGAATATATCTTTTCTTATAACCAAACAATGTTTCTATGCCTTTGAACTTTCGTATAAATCCAAATACATTCACATAAATCAGGAATTCTAATTACTAGCCAGAGTGAAATGAAGAATTATTATTGGAACCCATTAACCTAAAAAGGTGATTAGAGGTGCTTATCATATCTATAATCAAATACCAATTGTTTAGGAGTAGATTCTTATTTCACTAAAGCAAATCAGGGTATCTCCTCTACAACTACAACCCAGTAAAATTCTACAGGTGCGgagtctggagagggtagtgtgtacgcgaACCTTACCCTTACCTCGATGGATCGgaatagagaggctgttttcgataGATTCTCAGCTCAAGAAAacgaaaaagaggaaaagagataaTATATGAGTATTATCGACAGTAACCATAGAAATAATAACAGCATCATAAGAACTAGAAAATAGATGCAACACAATAACAATAACCAGTAAAGAAGGTCCGATGCTATGAAAAATGGAATAATAACAATCGTATCTCCTCTACGAGACCATTTAATCCCTTTTATTTTTCTCATATATATGCAAATCAAGAAGTTTACCTTTTGTACACTAACaaagtaattaaaaaaaatacaaccGTTAAACATGTTATTTCAAGATAACTATTGATATATGTTCATAATATATGAGATTAATAACCTGAAAAATTATAAGGGATTTAATCAGTGGCTGATGTAGCTTATTAGCGGAGTACTCTTAATGGAAACCAATATTTACTTATTTAAACACTAGAATATACTCCATATGTGAACAACTACTAAACTTTTAACAAATAATATATTTTGTACTCAAAATTTCATAAGTTCAATAAGTTTAGTGCGAAGAATTAACTTTAACGGCCGAATCCATCGAGTTTAAATTTTAAatccataataaatatttatacTAAGTGCGTACAAAAATAACTATTAAACAAGTTGAAGTCTACTATATAAATCCTTTTAATTTGTTGATTTTCGATCGAATTTAGTATATATGTATCAGGCATATTTAACCGTTCCGGCATCGATCCAATTTAGTATGTTAGATCCAATCTCATCATTACTTTtaattaggggtgtacaaagaaaagaaaaatgataaattgCACCAAACCGATGATTCGAGTCAAACCagaaaaaaaaatttgattgtggtttggtttgatttggttttaactaaaaaaaaatcacaccgaaaccaaaccaacccgatagTACATTTCtagaattttaaaaatattttatacatataaatatatatatttattataatgtaatttataaatatttcttaactTTCTTACAGTTTCATCTTTTAACGTATTACTTCaagaatatataaattttatagcccataaatGTAGTagctaaaacaaaattcaaatcaatattaatgctGACAAAAGAAATTCAATTCAACACTAGGAATGATGAtagtattgaatatctattttttagttttacACTGGTCTATAATAAAAATGCTTAACTTATTTTATCATTTTCTTTAGTACTTAGTTATGTAATTAATAGTATTTATTGGctatacttattttagcatgacctaTATAGTGTTTTTAGATTATGCAAACTTTCATTATGGCTTGTTAATTAACAATATATTGCTTTATGCAATTTTACTatctttgttattgaatattttagaaTAATGCTATGACTTATCTCATattattgtattattttcttggaaaatacatTATATAGAcattgtatcttactaggactaaAAAAGTATTTGGAGTACAAGTTACATATTTTGTGCTATGAAGACTTTACcggaaaaaaattcaaaaaaaaatcgaGAATGAAAAACCCGACTTTGTTGGTTTGgtttatctatactatattaaaaacacgaagccccttagcgaaatatcgtttgccttttttaccctttaaaaaagtttttacactagacaaaatagtcattttaactattttcctaatatttatgaataatcatttaattatttgCCAAATATTTAGGACTTCGAAAtcaattatattttatatacaaAAATCTTCCTTATTTAAATTATGCGTAATATAACATATATGAAAAGGATAAATAATAACAatctaaaaagaaaaggaagagtaaTATATGTCTTCGAAGAATCAGTCAAAATCAAATAATTGTACTGCTATCCTCCTTTCTTTTTCTCTAAATTAATACTGTTTACAACTAAGTTTTTATCACAATTATAAAGAATAATATTATAAACCTAATAATTTGTAGGAACGATACTGTTGTATTGCATAGAAATATTTGCACTTTGaaatcaaataaaatttcaaaattatttaatattttcttatttgaactatgttAGAAGTTCTAATATTATTAAAATTCTAAAATCAATTAGAATTTGAACTTATGTAGATATGTTTCTTGTTTGAACTACGTACAAAAAATCATAATGCATGTTACTTTTTCTAATATTTGtatcttaatttttttttattaaatacaaCTTTATCTATCTAAATTTTTGTATCTTAataattttcctaatatttaggtaTTAATTACAACACTAAAGAAGTTGTGGCTCctattttctctctctctctctctctcaaacgTTGCATCTTACATGCTTGTGTTATTTTCTAGACAAATATctaaaattttaataaattatctgtaattaatattttatctaacatAGAACGAATTTTTGAATGATATAAAATAGTCGTctatttaatttgaaatatttttttgTCAATGCTTTCTTTAGAAAAAGTACTTTCCGAGAGTAGTAGTTTGTATTTGACcaataaatttaaaatataattttaccAATATTAGATCAGAAATTTGTGCTTGGCCGATTTCTAATTAAATTTTCAGCTTCTGTTACTACCCAAAAAATTGTAGATTTCCCTCAAAAGTTTATCCAAATACCTTAACTCTCTAAAATAAGAATTTTAGGAAGGATTTGAAAACTAATTTAATCAACGAAACTATTATCAGTTAGGAATTCTTATTTGAATACTTAGTATGAAAGATTTTAAATAAATTTTTACCTATAAAGTCTTTATTTGAATAGGTAGAatgcctattttgaagtcaattaaaattttatttaaaagatcCAAAAGTAAAATGTCAAATATTATTttactattattttaaaataaaactttTTGTGGATAAACTATAATTTCAATTGAATATTTAAACCTTAGGATAAAATAATATTAAGAAAGAATCAAGAAaagatatttatttactttaatGTTGAGAATGAATAATTAAGTCGGGATAAACTAATATTAATAATTTGAAACCAAGGATATTTATTTCCTTTAATGTTGAGAATAAATAATTAAGTCTTTGAAAAACTAACAACGAAAAATTACACATTTGATCGCACGACTAAAATATTTACGGTCGCTAGCCAATATGCATATactatattatatatttttcagCTATTTTCCTGGGTGGATGACTATTTAAGTTAATCTCAAACAATTAGCAAATGAATTCAATTCaattcttttacaaattcatCATATGATTAAACTTACTTTTAAGTCAGCAAAACTCTTACAATACATAAATTTAGTTCTATTAGAAAGCATTGCGgtgaaagaaataagaaaataaagtaaaatggATTATATTATAATATTATGGGTCAAATTAGTACAAATACAAATTTGAAGCAATAAAGATGAAATAGTAGAGTACAAAATATTTTTAAATGAATTGTCATTAATtataaaaaattttctttttgcattcagTCCAACAAATAATGACTCTGCATATATTTATATTAAGTTATTtgttatatattattaattaaataTTACTCA
Coding sequences within:
- the LOC104229635 gene encoding flowering-promoting factor 1-like protein 3, coding for MSGVWVFKNGVLRLVENPGDHFQGSRKVLVHVPTNEVITSYAILETKLYNLGWERYYDDPELLQYHKRSTTHLISLPKDFNKFKTMHMYDIVVKNRNEFEVRDM